A single region of the Labeo rohita strain BAU-BD-2019 chromosome 3, IGBB_LRoh.1.0, whole genome shotgun sequence genome encodes:
- the nr5a5 gene encoding nuclear receptor subfamily 5, group A, member 5 — MNISNYPLDHPQSTALHSGDYIQDLASQEGPSTSQEFKPDPDSRATQEEGCPVCGDRVSGYHYGLLTCESCKGFFKRSVQNNKRYTCADAQCCPMDPAQRKRCPYCRFQKCLAVGMKKEAVRADRMRGGRNKFGPLYRRDRQMKQQRGSYHQTNTAPYRVKIEGPQALVPAAPHDFHVLNPSSASLDSDHYHPPQTFHPSMSQSEFPMLLDCTIPKDRTLPDPSLPFHTMCYPGFHGYPPEKRELPFSYSPASVTPPAPISPTVLSTPAPTPTATLTPTSTPSSTPTPAQNLTPSSTPVSSSCFLNELLQAEPDEKQLCTRVLASLQREQACRGKHDRLNTFSIMCKMADQTLFGLVEWARNSALFKELKVEDQMGLLQSCWSELLVLDHLCRQVAYGRDGSICLITGQQIEVSTILSQAGATLSSLVSRAQDLVSKLRSLQLDREEFVCLKYLVLFNPDVKSVQDRRQVEQTQERVNRALMDHTMQTHPGHSDKFGQLLLRLPEVRSISLQVEEYLYQRHLLGDLPCNSLLTEMLHAKHT, encoded by the exons ATGAACATCTCAAACTATCCCCTGGATCACCCCCAGTCCACGGCCCTCCACTCTGGCGATTACATACAGGACCTTGCGTCACAAGAGGGACCGTCAACAT CTCAGGAGTTCAAGCCAGACCCAGACAGTAGGGCAACTCAAGAAGAGGGCTGTCCTGTGTGTGGTGACAGGGTGTCAGGATATCACTATGGTCTACTCACCTGTGAGAGCTGTAAG GGCTTTTTTAAGCGCTCTGTACAGAATAACAAGCGCTATACGTGTGCAGACGCGCAATGCTGCCCCATGGACCCAGCCCAGAGGAAACGGTGTCCTTATTGCCGCTTTCAGAAATGTCTAGCTGTTGGCATGAAGAAAGAAG CTGTACGTGCAGACAGAATGAGGGGTGGACGAAACAAGTTTGGACCTCTATACCGACGGGACAGGCAAATGAAACAGCAAAGAGGGTCCTATCACCAGACGAACACTGCCCCCTACAGAGTCAAAATTGAGGGACCACAAGCACTGGTACCTGCTGCGCCTCACGATTTTCATGTTCTCAACCCCTCCTCTGCTTCTCTTGACTCTGATCATTACCACCCACCTCAGACCTTTCATCCTAGTATGAGCCAGTCTGAGTTTCCCATGCTGTTGGACTGCACCATACCCAAAGACCGGACACTACCTGATCCATCTCTCCCTTTCCACACAATGTGCTATCCAGGCTTCCACGGATACCCTCCCGAGAAAAGAGAGCTCCCATTTAGCTACAGCCCTGCTTCTGTGACACCCCCTGCTCCAATCTCTCCTACTGTTCTCTCCACACCTGCACCTACACCCACTGCTACACTCACGCCAACCTCAACTCCAAGTTCTACCCCAACTCCAGCACAGAACTTGACACCCAGTTCAACACCAGTCTCTAGTTCATGCTTCCTAAATGAACTCCTACAAGCTGAGCCAGATGAGAAGCAGCTTTGTACACGGGTATTAGCAAGCCTCCAAAGAGAACAGGCCTGCCGAGGAAAACATGACCGTCTCAACACCTTCAGCATCATGTGCAAAATGGCTGACCAGACTTTATTCGGACTGGTGGAGTGGGCAAGAAACAGCGCACTGTTTAAGGAGCTTAAG GTGGAGGATCAAATGGGGTTACTGCAGAGCTGCTGGAGTGAGCTTCTTGTCCTGGATCACTTATGCAGGCAGGTGGCTTATGGGAGAGATGGCAGCATCTGTCTAATTACTGGGCAACAG ATTGAAGTATCGACCATTCTCAGTCAGGCTGGAGCAACTCTCAGTAGTCTGGTGTCCCGAGCCCAGGATCTTGTCTCCAAGCTTAGGTCACTACAACTAGACAGAGAGGAGTTTGTGTGTCTCAAATATCTGGTTCTCTTCAATCCAG ATGTTAAATCAGTACAAGACCGAAGGCAGGTAGAACAAACTCAAGAGCGTGTAAACAGAGCTTTGATGGACCACACAATGCAAACCCATCCAGGTCACTCTGACAAGTTTGGACAGCTGCTGCTCCGTCTGCCAGAGGTGCGCAGCATCAGTCTGCAGGTGGAGGAATACCTGTATCAGCGCCACCTGCTGGGAGATCTACCTTGCAACTCACTGCTGACTGAAATGCTTCATGCCAAGCACACATGA
- the soul5 gene encoding heme-binding protein 2 — MICLTGVIVLLFAMTVDGRVGNSSSESSYCTETKECFLFDLVCEGDGYEVRQYGAAKWVTTEAESYFMEIAVSRAFRKLFKYITGENEAGAKIDMTAPVLIKVGDSVSTWQSSVYVLSFLLPSNYQANPPKPTNPSVYLTETPDMNVYVKSYGGWMLSFVSTSQAESLKTSLDKVQATYEEGYYYNVGYNSPMKIMNRHNEAWYIVKGDPVCLKSE, encoded by the exons AT gaTTTGTCTGACAGGAGTGATCGTGCTGCTCTTTGCAATGACTGTAGATGGAAGAGTTGG GAACTCCTCTAGTGAATCCAGTTACTGCACAGAGACAAAGGAATGCTTTCTGTTTGACTTGGTTTGTGAGGGAGATGGTTATGAG GTACGCCAATATGGAGCTGCCAAGTGGGTGACCACAGAAGCTGAATCCTATTTCATGGAAATTGCAGTTTCAAGAGCATTCAGgaaactttttaaatacatcACCGGAGAAAATGAGGCTG GTGCTAAGATTGACATGACTGCACCGGTCCTCATTAAAGTCGGTGATAGTGTGAGCACGTGGCAGTCGTCAGTCTATGTTCTCAGCTTCCTTCTGCCCTCCAACTACCAGGCCAATCCACCCAAACCTACAAATCCATCT GTGTACTTAACAGAGACTCCAGATATGAACGTATATGTCAAGAGCTACGGGGGCTGGATGTTGTCATTTGTGTCCACATCACAGGCTGAGAGTCTGAAGACATCACTGGACAAAGTGCAGGCTACTTATGAGGAAGGTTACTACTATAATGTCGGCTATAACAG ccCAATGAAGATTATGAACAGGCACAATGAGGCATGGTATATTGTTAAGGGTGATCCAGTGTGTCTTAAGAGTGAATAA
- the shfl gene encoding shiftless antiviral inhibitor of ribosomal frameshifting protein homolog: MNRMSEEVELEKSVRRLREKFHGLIEIDKAVLLMRRYGNNHRMVAMCVALMADNDREMDEEDRSALNNDPVAKNVVMKLKADEKQQEEKTAKSSGSSGASQPAQASAKKKSKDDSDIAELGARLRVLPLTEENKRMFDQAQANQIPSVIHQFACESCDRDWWRRVPQRKRVSRCHRCKKKYDPVPANKMWGIAEFNCPNCFRTFKGFGRMDGRSPCYGCRSAIFPTQILPPRKRNMLPGSRRRNQHSCLAEDCYNRMEPHVPGTECVHPHSRQKNRKPRVVYPSPTHISSGSTVNTCLSQGSLIESINELILDDIREVSDEDSDSST; the protein is encoded by the exons ATGAATCGAATGAGTGAAGAAGTGGAG TTGGAAAAAAGTGTCAGGCGACTGAGAGAGAAGTTTCATGGACTTATTGAAATTGACAAGGCTGTACTGCTTATGCGACGCTATGGAAACAACCATCGTATGGTTGCAATGTGTGTCGCCCTGATGGCAGATAACGACAGGG AGATGGACGAGGAAGACAGATCAGCTTTGAATAACGACCCTGTAGCTAAG AACGTGGTTATGAAACTCAAAGCTGATGAAAAACAACAG GAAGAAAAAACCGCCAAGTCATCTGGATCCAGTGGTGCCAGTCAACCAGCACAA GCATCGGCCAAGAAAAAGAGCAAAGATGACAGTGATATAGCG GAGCTCGGAGCACGTCTGCGAGTTCTGCCATTAACAGAAGAGAACAAACGAATGTTTGACCAGGCTCAGGCAAACCAGATCCCTTCTGTCATTCATCAGTTTGCCTGCGAGTCATGTGACAGGGATTGGTGGCGACGTGTCCCTCAGAGGAAAAGG GTGTCACGCTGTCACAGATGCAAAAAGAAGTATGACCCTGTGCCAGCCAACAAAATGTGGGGTATAGCAGAGTTTAACTGTCCAAACTGCTTTCGGACCTTCAA gGGTTTTGGTCGGATGGATGGACGTTCCCCTTGTTACGGCTGTCGCTCAGCCATTTTCCCCACACAGATTTTACCACCCAGAAAGAGGAACATGCTGCCTGGGTCTAGAAGAAGAAATCAGCACAGCTGCCTTGCTGAAGACTGTTATAATCGAATGG AGCCCCACGTACCTGGTACAGAGTGCGTTCACCCACATAGCCGACAGAAGAACAGGAAGCCACGTGTGGTTTACCCCAGCCCAACTCACATCAGCAGCGGATCCACTGTCAACACCTGTCTAAGTCAGGGCAGTCTGATAGAAAGCATCAATGAGCTCATTCTAGATGACATAAGAGAAGTGTCTGATGAAGACTCTGACAGCAGCACCTGA